In Silene latifolia isolate original U9 population chromosome 3, ASM4854445v1, whole genome shotgun sequence, a single window of DNA contains:
- the LOC141649721 gene encoding uncharacterized protein LOC141649721 codes for MAENDEVYAFKHRRQASYSAVVVLPHLPYQQGYQKPPFVLPPRQQALPPDRQKEEIAELKSLIKTLALKKQEYDRHTYAQIGELESQIAQLAAETTFWHAESVLSQGGPELPIVADSLYDSEYEDLSENEASYEDFCDALQRSLDRAKLGTVCVKGLHEIETRGVTRTSTTAYASQVEYAKLSAKYWKQRAKIKWNIEGDTCSKYFFNWVKGRADRNYIAGIKMDNGEWKFDTEDIKGLFVQFYTRLFKEGANQITFDEYLPTVKNLFSINKGFLSPNNKDALGIRFTLKEPVSIPAIFFHKCWHFTKHDVVGTVLAILNGNSSPEFLNKTFLVLIPKTSASEMVDNFRPISLCNVIMKVITRYITNRLKKFMGKLVVNSKSCVSLDKVIKDYCHASGQVINNNKSSMTLSSCCSLSFARKCLKTFNIPCGTNLGSYLGTPTDGGLSGGTLALISPVLSSLSVYFLLVFKIPVSVTKILEAILSHFWWAGHKKSPSISWCSRLFLSQPKGNGGLGIRRTKEFHQALLVKIGWRMITHPDSILSKSIGVTYGLKWRDGDLLFNDGKSNSSWGWKGIVWGLQLSKPLLAWNISPFSDPGVWNTNWVHGTMPKPRCVELLIDSANLCNLRIKDLICNSNCWDHRLVSMSFDETSVNDILAIPIRCSEGSDNFYWSASSSGNYSVKIGYHIALQNSWNTSATAKDR; via the exons ATGGCAGAGAACGACGAGGTCTACGCGTTCAAGCACCGCAGACAAGCTAGCTATTCCGCTGTAGTTGTGCTGCCACATCTACCTTatcaacaaggctatcaaaagcctccgttcgTCTTGCCACCCCGACAACAAGCTCTTCCTCCTGatagacagaaagaagagattgcggagctgaaatctttgatcaAGACACTTGCATTAAAAAAGCAAGAGTATGATAGACATACGTACGCTCAAATCGGtgagcttgagtctcaaatagctcagctagccgCTGAGACGACCTTTTGGCACGCGGAGAGTGTTCTTTCCCAGggaggacccgagttgcctatcgTTGCTGATAGTTTATATGACTCGGAGTACGAAGATCTATCCGAAAATGAAGCGAGTTATGAAGATTTCTGCGATGCACTgcaaagatcactcgatcgagcta AGCTGGGAACTGTATGCGTGAAAGGTCTGCATGAAATTGAGACAAGGGGAGTGACTCGAACTTCCACTACTGCATATGCTAGTCAAGTGGAGTATGCTAAGCTCTCGGCTAAATATTGGAAACAGAGGGCTAAGATTAAATGGAACATAGAGGGAGATACATGCTCCAAGTACTTCTTTAATTGGGTTAAGGGAAGGGCAGACAGGAATTACATAGCTGGGATTAAAATGGATAATGGGGAGTGGAAGTTTGACACTGAGGACATTAAGGGATTATTTGTCCAATTCTATACTAGACTCTTTAAGGAAGGAGCGAATCAGATCACTTTTGATGAGTACCTCCCTACTGTAAAGAATTTGTTCAGTATCAATAAAGGGTTTCTTTCTCCTAATAACAAAGATGCACTTGGCATTCGTTTCACTCTTAAGGAG CCTGTCAGTATTCCTGCTATTTTCTTCCATAAATGTTGGCACTTTACTAAGCATGATGTTGTTGGGACTGTCTTGGCTATTCTCAATGGTAATAGCTCACCAGAATTCCTGAATAAGACTTTCTTAGTTCTTATCCCTAAAACTAGTGCCTCTGAAATGGTTGATAACTTCCGACCGATTAGTCTATGCAATGTTATAATGAAAGTCATTACTAGATATATCACTAATCGACTGAAGAAGTTCATGGGAAAACTAGTGG TTAATTCTAAGAGTTGCGTAAGCCTGGACAAAGTTATTAAGGACTATTGTCATGCCTCCGGTCaagttattaataataataagtccTCTATGACGTTAAGCTCGTGCTGTAGTCTATCCTTTGCTCGAAAATGTTTGAAAACCTTCAACATACCGTGTGGTACTAATTTGGGTTCTTACTTGGGTACTCCTACTGATGGCGGACTCTCAGGTG GTACATTGGCGTTGATTTCTCCTGTCTTGTCCTCCCTCTCTGTTTACTTTCTATTggtatttaaaataccggtaagtgtgacaaAAATATTAGAAGCTAttttgtcacatttttggtgggcgggtCATAAAAAATCTCCTTCTATTAGCTGGTGTAGTAGGCTTTTCCTAAGCCAACCTAAAGGGAATGGTGGTCTGGGCATTAGACGTACGAAGGAGTTCCATCAAGCACTTCTAGTTAAGATTGGATGGAGAATGATCACTCACCCAGATTCTATTCTCAGTAAGTCTATTGGTGTTACATATGGCTTAAAGTGGCGTGATGGTGATTTGCTTTTTAATGATGGCAAGAGTAATTCTTCATGGGGATGGAAAGGTATTGTTTGGGGCCTTCAACTCAGCAAACCTCTTTTAGCGTGGAACATCTCTCCATTTTCTGATCCTGGTGTTTGGAATACTAACTGGGTTCATGGAACGATGCCGAAACCACGATGTGTAGAGCTTCTAATTGATTCAGCCAACTTGTGTAATTTGAGAATCAAAGATCTTATTTGTAACAGTAACTGTTGGGACCATAGACTCGTGTCTATGTCTTTTGATGAAACTTCTGTGAATGACATTCTTGCTATTCCGATTCGATGCTCTGAAGGCAGCGACAACTTCTATTGGTCGGCTTCGTCGTCCGGGAATTACTCAGTTAAGATTGGCTATCACATTGCACTACAAAATTCCTGGAATACTTCAGCTACCGCGAAGGACCGTTAA